The Brassica rapa cultivar Chiifu-401-42 chromosome A10, CAAS_Brap_v3.01, whole genome shotgun sequence genome segment CTACAAGCACTTGAAGAGAACCTGTTTAACGACTTGCCTGTGAATAGTAAaaggagagagaagaagattgTGATTGGCACTGTGCCCAAGTACTCAACACCATCTAAAGCCCAATCTTCTTCCATGGTGAGTTTGCTTGACATGAATTGAGGATTTTCTTAATGGAGCTGATGAAGGAGATCAGTTGTTTCTTACACTGTTCCTTTCCTAGCAAAAAGAAGTTTTTTGAGgcgcttttttttctttctatctaACTGTCGAATGCATTTATTGGCACAGAAAAAAGTTTCAGCTCAGGATTTGAGAAGCGGTTCCAAACGCAGTGGCTGTCCCCGGCCTCCTCCGTCATCTTCATATCCTTTTCTTACTTAATGTACTGGTTGTTAAGGCAATTACTATCCAtgcttttcttgttttgttctttttgctTGTTTAACCTTAACTTCTTTGAACCCTGAAAAGACCTGCAAATGTGCATACAACAACACCACGTAGCAGGGAGCCGAGCGTATCTAAAGTTTCTAAGACTAAATCTGATCCAGTTTCAAACAACATGACAAAGATTACCCGAAGTCCCAGCAAACCGAAACTAAGTCAACTTACTCAGTCAAGTATGTCCACATGCAGTAATTAAATAGAACCTCTCTCATAacgttttttttccttcttgcGTTTTCAGCAATTGCCTTTGCTGCAGATTTTATATATTGTTACATGATCGAATTGCCTTGGTTATTTCTTCTGATACGGCAGGTAATTCTCAGAGGAGCTTAGGATCTGTAAGCTTCTCGAAAGGCACTTCCAGCACAAAGAGTAAAACAAGTTCCAGCGTGGCGAGCAGAAGTTCAATTCCGAAGCCCTCTCTTAGGCAATCTAGAAGAAATGTGGTAAACCGTTGCTGTCCTCTGCAAACCATTATATCAATTAGATTATGCACTAGACATTTGAAGCGAATGTTACTTTTCCATGAGTATAATGTGTGCATTTTCTTGAACTCTAGATCACCAAAACATCAGGAGCTCCTTCAGCATCCAAGTCACAGCATTCTGTTGCTGGGAAGTCCAACGATGGCCCTATGACTACATCAGAAATGGATATGCTTGGTCATGCATCAAATATCGCCAACTCTGATTTGACTAATATGGGCACCGCATTAGCTCAAAATAGTAGAGTTGGAAACACGCAGTCTGCAGTTTCCCGACTGGCAAAACCATCAGGTTTAAGACTGCCGTCACCGTCAATTGGCTATTTCGATCAGGTATATTATTGAAATGTACTGAAATCTAGCTTTTGTTGAGGGTTACAACCATGGTTTTAGGCTCTTAATCTCTCATACTTATTATTCCTGATTTTTGCAGTCTGGTTCTCAACCGTCACACAGTGCAGAAGAAAAGCATAATCAGCTTCCAAAGTCTGATATTGGTTCAGCTTCTCGTTTTTCTTTGATCCCTACCTCCAAAAAACCTCAATTTTCCGAAAAAGTTCCCAGAGTTAACTCCAAGTCAGCAACTGGTAACATCGGCAGTTCAGGTCCAGCTGCAGGTTTCTCTGCTCAAGAAAGGGTGAAAATAGGCCTGAAAAGCACTTGGAAAATAGAATCCGAAGTGTCGTCTTGTTCAAAGGTTTCCCAGATAAATGAAAGCCTGCAGCATCCATGTATCTTTCCAGGTGATATTTGTACATCTGAGAACATTTCTACTGCAAAATGCGAAGATTTTCAGAGTAGCAGTAAGCTGCCGCTCAGTAGAATGTCTGATGATAATACGGATGAGCAAAGGAAGACTCTCTGCTCAGTAGAAGGTCCATTTATCAAAGGTTCCATGGATTCTCCGGTGCAGGGTCCTTCTGGCGATGAGTTACCACGGTTGCAAGTCCGCAATCAAGAGGAAGATGTATGTACTATGAACGCTTTCAATGAAGACTTAGATACATTGGATGTACATTTGAAACCACAAAAGGAATGCGTGCACCCTGGAGATGAAGACGGGATGAGTCATTTCCTTTCTGGAGAAAACGACGTGCTAATTATCAACCATTCTACTGAAAATGTAGCAAAGCAGTCTGAGGTTTTAGATTCCCTCACTTCAGATCCAGGGCCTGCTGACGCACCAGATTGTGTTCAATCATCATGCAGCCGTTTTGAGGAAAATACAGTGTTGGACTCTGTTCCGTGTGGTCATAACATAGAGTGTGATGGTCAGGCTGTAGTAGAAACGGAAAAGGGAATTGATGTAAGCGATAGCACAGAGACAAACTGTGAGGCTGATTTCGTTGGTCCATTTCCCGATTGCAAAGACTGGTCTAGAGAATCTGAAGAACAGCATTTCTCGCGCCAATTAGCCCTTGAGGGGAAAGAGGGAAGTCGTGAGATAGATGTCGTGACCAGAAAAGAAAGAGCAGATACAGATGATGTCGCTGATATGCAGATAGATTACTTAACTGGTTCTACTGCAGATGAACAAAACATCGATCAAGTGAACTTACTAATGCCTTCCTCCGCTGAAGTTAAGATGGAGGATAAATCTCGGGAATCATCTCATGAAACCTGCTCTGAGAAACTAACTTCTGAAAAGCATATTCAGTATAACTGTTCCAGAGCTGCAGATACATCTGATGTAAAGGATGTTTATGTAATGAAGCAGACTGATCAACTTGAAACATCAGATCGTTGCTCTCCAGCAAAAGATGTATCTGCCACAGTGTTCTCTTATTCAAATGAGGAGCTTGAAGATAACTCAGAGCTGGAAGACATGGATCTGGTTACTGAGTCAGATAGCTCAGATGAGGAGCCTGATGGTAATTTGAATCTGAAACAGGTGAATCTGGTTACTGAGTTAGAATCCATTAGTGACCTCGATGAGTTTCCTATCAAGGGCGTTCCTGATCAAGAATATCTGGAACTAGAAGCTATCCATACTGCAATGGACCAGCGTGGAAAACCTAACACTCTACTAAGTGAATCAATTGGTTCCCCGGCTTCTTTATCTGGAGATCCTGAGAGTCTAAATCAGGACACCGTTTTTTCCAGAAGCTCCGAAGGCAGGTCAAGCCAGGATTCAAATTCTGGATGTATTGTGTGTAACTATGTTGGAGAAGCTGAAGGCCAGACAGATACTGAAAAGGATTTCAGTACTCGGGTTACTGGTCAAGAATTTGCCTCTCATGAAGAAGGTGAAGTTCAAGTTACAAAGATCTCTCGTGATCCTGTAGAATATTTGACCAGAGGGGAGGAATCAGGAGCTCCGATATTCATGAAAGAGGCATTCTCAGCCAGAGATGATATGCAGCCTGACGAGTTCACTGTCCTGAGTGATGACACTTTGCCATCAGAAAGTGGAAAGGATTCCAGTGCTCAGGTTACTGATCAGGAACTCGGCTCTTATGAAGATGTGGAAGTTCAAGTTATAAAGATCTCTCCTGATCCTGTAGTATACGTGACCAGAGAGGAGGAACCAAGGACTCCTATGACCACGAACGAGGCTTTCTCAGTCAGAGATGATATCCAGCCTGACGATGACAATTTGACATCAGAAAGCAATGAAGTCCATGCCTCTGGAAGCAGTAGCGATCGTACATGTTTATCAGAAGGCAAGGATAAGACCGTACCAATGTAAGTAATTAAATCCAGTCTCCACTAGTAGTAATCTGCTTCTATTCCTTCAGCGTAGTTGAATGTTGACAATTGGCTGATAATTTACTATTTCAACAGGGATGCTAAGTCTGAGAAGAAACCTGATCCTATTATTGTAAAGCCTCCAAATGCTGTTCCATTTTCTGACGAATGGTTAGCTGCAATTGAGGCGGCTGGGGAGGTATAAACTAGTATATATTTCTCAATGATATGAATGAAACTATGATGATAAAgtgaagatccacttgctgttATTGCGTATATATGAAATAGAATTATTTGGCAATGCCTCAGCGGATCTCTTGTGTTTCAAATGTAGGAAATCTTAACTCTGAAAAGTGGACGTGTACAACATTCACCAACCGACAAGACTGTTCCTGAACCAGGTCCATGGTCTCCGGTATAgtcctctctccctctctcattACCATTCGCGTAGATTTGAAAGAGGTGTTGATAAAAGGAAACAAGAGTTGAAACGCTAGGACTTGattttagtttagtttagtttGTTTTCTACTAGTGTGACAGGTTACAACAGTATGTAGAATTCacctcttatttttttttctataattttcacCACTTACCCACTAATCAAGTAGTTGCTCCACTGCAATCTTTCACATCGTTCAAAAAGATAAGCAGTCCAGATGTCATAAAATTGGTTCATCACACTAACTTGAGaatatttttgtgtgtgttcGTGATGGtcaggtgaagaagaagaacaatcaAGGAGTAGGACCATTTGACTGTACAAAGTATACAAACAAATGTCTTCCTCCTACTTTAGATTGAAAACTTGGTTTCTTCTTTCTTAACCATTATTTTCTCTGTCTTTTACCCCTTTTTAACCACTACTAGGAAAGTAAAACTTTGTTGAACACAATCAGCTTTTTATTGCATGCTTAAGAAATCAAATGTGTACAAAGAACTTGCTGTTTTGTTCTTGTTTAGAGGCATGAATGACTTGTTCCATAATGGATAATTTTCTTAACAGTCTTTTGCGATATTCATTAGGTTGAACTTTGTATAGTAGGAGAAGTGGGCAATGATATTTTTGGACTGCATACAGTAGAGAGCCGTTTAtgttgtttcaaactttcaattgATGTCGAAACTATTCCTCTTTCTTGGTTGGTCAAAACTGTAATTACCTACAGGTCCACTCAGTTTCATatttaaatgatataaaaaaTTTCATTAGCCATCTCCATGACTTTCCAAAAGACCAATTttgcaaaataaattttagcaaAATAACTTTTTGGAAATGAACTTAGATTCTATTTATTAAACAAGTACAACAGGTTATATGAAAGAATTTGTCCAAAATCccaatgttctaaaaattaGTTTACGCGGCGCCTAGATGTCCGCCTACTCGGTAAATCGAAGTTATTACTGAGTCGatttttagaattattttttaaaaattgatttagGCGCTCAAAAGATAATAATCACATCATCAATAATCTCATATAAAAAATCTAACTAGCGCTTAACAATTTTTTGAGCATTGaaaaatatcttttgatatataaatttgtaaaaaactAAATGCCCTCCCTTCTTTGTGTGGTTGGGTAATTGTGGTAATGTCATAATACTTCCAAGACTACAACATTGTTAAGGGTTGAGGCTGGGTAATATTTTCAGTAAATAAACATAAGAACCGGCTAATATCTACCGGTTTAAGAAAACTAAACCGGATTGAAGGGAGAATAAAAAGTTATTAGAAACACTTTTTTATTTTCGAGTATTTAAACAGAGGGAGACAGCAAAGTGGATCTGGTAGAAATTAAGGGTTCAAAAATCCAAATCCACCAAAATCTCTCCGGCAAATCGCTGAAGTAAGTTTTGCCTTCCTTCCTTTTTGTTTAAAACTATCAGGGTCTAAGCAGTGTTTGAGATTTTTGTTCTAATCACTTAACGATCAGATGTGTAAACATGTTGCATGGCATGTTTTGGGACAACTAAGTATTGTCATGCATGGCTGAGAAATGTGGTATGCCTTTGTTTTCTAATTAACTCCCTGGGCTGTTTTTTGGCTACCTCCTTTGAGATTAAATTTGAAGTTGATGTCTTTGTAGTGATGAATAGCATGTTTTTATTTCCAGGCATGCGTCAATCCTGATTGTCTCTATTTGCACGAGGTTGGTTCTCAAGAGGACAATTTCACTAAAGATGAGATCATATATGCTCATACACTGTAATTTTGTCTTCTTAAATTGTAAAATTCTCTCATGCTACCTCCACCACTGGATGCGTTTGGTAGTGACAGTTCTTCTGCAAAACCAATTGTAAATGTTCCATCCAGGTGTAAGTTCAATTAAACGAACTTCAATTTTGCAAGATTTCCTATTTATTAATCATATCTTGTGATGTTACATGACTAGCGTATAAAATCCTATCAGATTTATCATGTCtcaatttattttctattaGCAGAATGCAGCAAGTGTTCCCAGGCATTCTGCTTTATATGAGAAATATTGTAATCGatctaaataaaatatgaaattctGTTGCAGGGGGTCACATATTGCAAACCAGCAGTCTTTAGCAACCTCGGTTATCTCAAATAGATCTACTGAAATACAAAGAACAACATCCGTAAATGGTACATTGGCCTTTTCTGCTGTTGTTGCAAACGCAGCTCATGGTCCTGTATCCACTAATGACGTTCTTAAAAGGCTATCCAGTTCAACAGACTCTTCTTATGATGGCAGAGACCTTGCCAACCATTCAGCTACTGTAAACTCATTTGACGATACAGATGAGGCTGTAGAAGAAGACTTGTTTGCTGTTGTTTCACAAATGGAGATAACTACGAATTTAAGAGATGAACACCCTGATATTGAAATGGCGATTGGTAGTAAGTGTGATCAAGGTTCTATTAGACAGCCTGTTCATGAAGTATCAAAGTCGCCACATTTAGAGCAATGTAGGGTGGATAGCGCAAACACTGATGAAAAAGCTACTCCATCAGAGACTGAGGTTTCGTACACAATgctagagtggggttggagatcaGATTTGCAATCCCAGAGGCAAGTTAGTTCAAAATGGGATGTAGAGGATATATCAAACTTGGAGGAACTTGTTTGATCAGCGATCTAGTACTcttaaacttggaaacctcctGAAGCAGCATAACAGCCAGTCCAGATTTTCTGTTGCCCGGTATGAGGAACCTAGTAATCAAGGATTTGAAAGGGAGAACCGTAGCATTTATGGGCAGGTTTCAAGAGATCAGCCTATTCCGGAGTCTGTTGTGGTGAGCCGAGATATCTATCGTGATAATCTCGGGAGTGTAAATGGATTTGCTTCAAACTACTCTGGTGGATTGGAAAGCTTTGCTGCTAGTCCTTTATACTCTTCGTACAAGGCTCCAGGTTAGTGGATTTCCCTTGTTTGGATTTGATCATTGTTCTGCTACATTTCCAATATGTTTCTTTGTTGTCCTTTTAGCAGTTTCACGTCCCCAAGTTTCTGCACCTCCAGGATTTTCTGCTCCCAGCAGGTTGCCTCCTCCTGGCTTCTCTTCTCATGAAAGAGTGGGGCTATCTTCAGATGCTGCAGTAAGTAattctttgtttttattattattgggTAGTCAGAGTGCGCGTGACAGTGCCGTCCCTAACATTTTAGTGGCCTAAAGCATATTTTCATATGTGGccctatatttaaaatatataattgtacatattttatcatcttattttattaatattttgaatttttgcaaaagacaatataaaatatataaatcatcaCTAAGGTTCTGATTTTACTTGATATTTGTAATTTAGTAGTTTTGGGTACGTTAAAACTTTTTCGTTTATAACTTTTCAAGcatgaacctttttttttaagaaaatgttgACTTTACTTGGTTTTTAAAGTGTATTAAGTACAATCTAATAATACATTGGTGAAATTTTTGTTTGGAAAAGATGGTTTCAAAAACTTAAACTATATATAGGTTGAAAACCATTTGTCTAAAATGAGACAAAGAAACAGAATAAAAATGTAGTAAAAGAAAAGAACACAAATTATTTGGTTAAAAAACTTTAAAGGTGAGGAGAAAATTGtataatcaaaaaaattaataaaccaaataaaaaaagtgATAAACCATCTCCTTAACAATATAATCGAACACATCTGACAAGGAAGACATTAACTAAGAAATCAAGTCACTTGAGCGATATACATTTTAGATACGTGGCCCAAATTGGTGGCCTAAAGCAGCTGCTTTACCGGCCTTAGGGAAGGGACGGGTCTGGCGCGTGATGCTACACACTAATACCAGGGTCCTTTTGTATTGTACGAACTCGTTTCCTTGACACTGCCTCCTTTATGAGGAATGCATATCAGTCAATACCTCCAGTATGGGATGTAATTCTGGCATGAAGAGAGGTTTTCTTCTTGGTTGGATTTTGCTCTGGTTGATTCCAAAAGGCTAGAAGAATCATTCTCAAAAACTGCTTGGGCCGCTGCGCATGTTGAAGATGCATGCCCCAACATAGATTAACCAAGAGCATTTCTGAACTTTGAAGGTactcaatcttttattttatagtgatatttttgtttattccCTTGTTTAAATTGTACTGAAGATGTTTTCTCTTTCGCAGGAGCCGAAGACGCTGATGTTTGGATGTCTTGGATATGTTTGATTGTGCAGATTGGTTTGGAAATTGTAGCCAAATGTCTGAGAAAATGATTTGCAATTTCTTGTTCAGAGTTGTAAATCAGTTTAAGTTCTGAAACAGTAAAgctttctattaaaaaaacattttatacaaCAAATTGTCATAGCAGAACCCTAAAAACGAAAAACTCTGTCTACCCTTTTAACCTCTCTGTTTTTAATGCAAATATATCCATGCATAGTTTTGAAAAAGGTACGTTGCATGTAATGTTTGGATTATTGTTAGGATTATATCTTCTTTACCAGGAAGCTTCTACTtcgaaaacaaaatttttgaaCCAGTTCAGTAAACTTGACTGcagtaaaaaacaaaaaagatcaTGAACGGTGGGAGCCCACGATTAATGGCAATGTAAAATCAAATTTGGTTCCTTATATAAAACATGAATGATAAACTTCTTTAACaatggtttaaaaaaaagagttcTTTCAACAAGATTACAGCAATCAACCATAAAACTCCAAGATCTTTGCAATGTTGCTTCCGTGGAACGTAACCAAAAGGTGGCGAAGAGGCATCAGCTTCTGCACCAAATCTCCAAGCAGATCGAACCTATTCATCGCATGCGTGACTTTCAGTGCCTTGACCACCACGAAACTTCCAAACTCATTCCTCGCCAGCCTCGACAACCTGCCTCCTTCGCACTCCAAAAGCTCCACAACCACCACAGCCATCGACTCCTCCGCCTCCAGGAGCTTCTCTACAATGTAACTTCCATACTTCTGAAACGACAGATCAACGCAATGACCAAGAAGACTAACCGCTACGTTACTCGTGCAACGCGAGTCATACAGCGTAAGCACGTGTTGAACCACGAAGTTCCCTGAAGGATCGTTGCTTAGGAAGAGAGCGTTGAGCGCAACTAAGTCTAGTAGAAGCTTTCTGTACAAAGGTTCACCCACATCTGTTATAACCTCGTTTAGCGCGATGCAGCCGTAATGATCACGCGCTATCTCGAGCGCGTAGTAGAGAACGTGATCGTACATTCTAAATTTCTCCATCGTGTCGAAAACCAGCATGGCTCGAATGGCCACGTAGGATGCATACTTATCGGTCATGATGTCGTAAAACCGGTGCAAGATAGCGGCGTAGAAGAGCGCATCCACGTCATCTGATATTCCGAGGAGCTTCTGCACGCGTTTCGAACCGTACTTGTTTCGGACAACCTCCATGAAGTAATCGGAGTCTGAAGTCAGCAACGAGACTATCTTCAGAAGAGCTTCTGGGTCAGCTGCCTTTGAGAAAATCTCTTTAAACTGGGACACACATTCCTTGCTAGTCATTAGGTTGAATAGTTTGATTAAACGCGCGTTATCTACGGTGGCGCGTGGGGTGAaagcaggaggaggaggaggaggaatgGAGCCAGAGGTTTCTTCTTCTGAGAGACGGAGACGTTGCAAAGCTTCGAACAAGGTCGGCATCGAGAAGGGATTATTATGGGTCATCACCATTGTACAAGAAATAATTAATCTGTTAACTAGAGAAGAACTAATAGTTTCCTGTGGAAGTTTACGTACGAGAGATTTGAGACTGATTGTTGTATTAGATATGCATGTAGTGATctgtatttataaatactagTGACCGACACTAGCGTATTTGCTTTTCTTATTAGGAAAAGGAAATATATGGCTTGGACTTtccttttttgattttttttaattagcttATCATTGTTCAGGTTTAGTTTGTAATTAATTCGTCAAATGTAGATAAGATTACATATTTCCATTTATGATCAATCTCCCTATCCCACATGGAGCCTTTagtttacttttcttttttgtttttaaactaACGAGGTTAATTAATGAATAGCTCGGAGATAGATTACATTTTGAGTTATGTCTTTACTATTAGCAAATTTTATTTAGAATCGTATTCCAGCTACCAGTGCCAATGGGATAAAACATtaagggggtgttagtgggaataaaatttatatagagtttgttaattttaaaagtagagagatttgttaaatttggaaAGAGTTGTCGAgagttttgtatattttgaaattctatgaaaatacattgatataatgattctaagaatctaAAGTATATAAGGGAGTGTTAGTGGGGATGAGATTTATAATGAGTCTaagtctagtgttattggtttatagattctcatattctcattaaaatctattgttattggtttgatgattctataattctatacaaaatcatttgttattcaaaaagtttagattttaatgattctacaaatctattaaaGTAAGTGTTATTGGGAGTTGAATTCTTATCATTTTAACTCACAAATTAAGATTTTTAGAATACTACATGTTTACCTtgaattcttagaatcattacattactttattttcatagattttcacaatatacaaaattctctacatctctttccaaatttaacaaatctctcaacatttaaaatcaacaaactctatagaaatctaagtcccactaacaccccctaaatagtattttcaaaatcttgcATTATGAGTTAAATGGTGAAGAATACAACTCCCAATAACACCAACTTTAATAGATTTAAAGAATTATTAAAAGCTagactttttgaataacaaaagattGTGTATAGAATTACTAAATCatgaaaccaataacactagattttaatgAGAATGTGAAATtgtataaaccaataacactaaatTCTATAAATTCTAACAATCATCATAAATCTAActcccactaacaccccctaaACATCGTCGTATTGTTTCCAACCAATTAATATGACATACGAAGTCCTAACTCCTAAGAACATATGTATTACGATATACTCTCTCGTATATATTTCCCCTCTAGAAGCTCAGTTGAAAACTGAATTTACAATGATCACGCAAAAAATCATAATGGATATTTACGTGAATTAAGAACAGTATAAGCAGAATAaattaacattattaattttctCACTTTATTAAGAGAAAAACTCGTCACTCTTGGGATTGAATACGAGGGGTGAAGCCCTAAACAAGTAAACGTTTTTAGCTTCATGAAAACTCTCTGAAAGTTGAATAAACTCTGAAAACCAATGTCTGCTTGAGCAAAACATGAAATCTTCAACCTCAATATGGAAACACATACAAATAATATACTCAGAAATCTATGTTAACTTTACTTTTATTGAGAACTATTTAACCAATTGGTtgaattagttttaatttatatccttaaaaagtgatttttaagttttaagaGAAAACTGAATTTTCTTAATCATTGTGCTTAACCCAAAACTTTATACATTATGAAACAGAAGAATATGATAAAAAAGAAGTTAATGGAAGCATTTAAAATAGCTTGAAGTGCAGCAGTCGTCGCATCAGTTTCCGACATAATCCTTGGTTGCGGAACGTGATCGTCCCG includes the following:
- the LOC103846171 gene encoding LOW QUALITY PROTEIN: uncharacterized protein LOC103846171 (The sequence of the model RefSeq protein was modified relative to this genomic sequence to represent the inferred CDS: inserted 2 bases in 1 codon); amino-acid sequence: MKFCCRGSHIANQQSLATSVISNRSTEIQRTTSVNGTLAFSAVVANAAHGPVSTNDVLKRLSSSTDSSYDGRDLANHSATVNSFDDTDEAVEEDLFAVVSQMEITTNLRDEHPDIEMAIGSKCDQGSIRQPVHEVSKSPHLEQCRVDSANTDEKATPSETEVSYTMLEWGWRSDLQSQRQVSSKWDVEDISNLEELVXDQRSSTLKLGNLLKQHNSQSRFSVARYEEPSNQGFERENRSIYGQVSRDQPIPESVVVSRDIYRDNLGSVNGFASNYSGGLESFAASPLYSSYKAPVSRPQVSAPPGFSAPSRLPPPGFSSHERVGLSSDAAVSNSLFLLLLGSQSARDSAVPNILVA
- the LOC103845429 gene encoding pumilio homolog 18; the protein is MVMTHNNPFSMPTLFEALQRLRLSEEETSGSIPPPPPPAFTPRATVDNARLIKLFNLMTSKECVSQFKEIFSKAADPEALLKIVSLLTSDSDYFMEVVRNKYGSKRVQKLLGISDDVDALFYAAILHRFYDIMTDKYASYVAIRAMLVFDTMEKFRMYDHVLYYALEIARDHYGCIALNEVITDVGEPLYRKLLLDLVALNALFLSNDPSGNFVVQHVLTLYDSRCTSNVAVSLLGHCVDLSFQKYGSYIVEKLLEAEESMAVVVVELLECEGGRLSRLARNEFGSFVVVKALKVTHAMNRFDLLGDLVQKLMPLRHLLVTFHGSNIAKILEFYG